In Fervidobacterium nodosum Rt17-B1, one genomic interval encodes:
- a CDS encoding methylenetetrahydrofolate reductase — MDLQEISDFYKKRFILETLPPRGVVLEKYVDFCIKAVESGAEIIAVTDLPMGSARVSPIAPAHILVEKGIDVIMHFSRTTRNAIRIEGDLIASHMLGIKNLLILSGDDPRVGTYPFSSCIEDFSIYDVFKLVKLLNEKGEDLAGLKIFGKFSFNSGGVFSPFEKDYKQTIQRMNTKIETGCLFFVSQPVFNESTILNFLKKAEGDLNETKIYVSLMVFESVQQLEYFSKVPGVFVPKEYFHQKDDRALKNYSYKNCLGIIEKLSPYVQGFYLTSTTKDLEIIKGLAEVIQGAD, encoded by the coding sequence GTGGATTTACAGGAAATAAGTGATTTCTATAAAAAAAGATTTATCCTTGAGACTTTACCACCACGTGGGGTTGTTTTAGAAAAATACGTTGATTTTTGTATTAAAGCAGTTGAATCTGGTGCGGAGATTATAGCTGTAACGGATCTTCCAATGGGTAGTGCGCGTGTATCACCTATAGCTCCTGCACATATTTTAGTCGAAAAAGGTATAGATGTAATAATGCATTTTTCCAGAACGACAAGAAATGCGATAAGAATTGAGGGAGATTTGATAGCATCTCACATGCTTGGTATAAAAAATTTATTGATTTTATCAGGTGATGATCCACGCGTCGGTACTTATCCTTTTTCATCATGCATTGAAGATTTCAGTATATACGATGTATTTAAATTAGTAAAACTTTTAAATGAAAAAGGGGAAGATCTTGCTGGATTAAAGATATTTGGTAAATTTTCATTTAACTCCGGAGGCGTATTTAGCCCTTTTGAAAAAGACTATAAGCAAACGATTCAAAGAATGAATACAAAAATAGAAACCGGTTGTTTATTTTTCGTTTCGCAACCGGTGTTTAATGAATCAACAATTCTTAATTTCTTAAAAAAGGCTGAAGGGGATTTGAATGAAACAAAGATATACGTCTCTCTAATGGTTTTTGAGAGTGTTCAACAACTCGAGTACTTTTCCAAAGTTCCAGGGGTTTTCGTTCCGAAAGAGTATTTTCATCAGAAAGATGATAGAGCACTAAAAAATTATTCATACAAAAATTGTTTGGGCATTATAGAAAAACTTTCGCCTTATGTACAAGGATTCTATTTAACGTCTACTACAAAAGATTTAGAAATAATTAAAGGGTTAGCTGAAGTTATTCAAGGAGCTGATTAA